The following are encoded in a window of Gemmatimonadota bacterium genomic DNA:
- a CDS encoding SDR family NAD(P)-dependent oxidoreductase: MSKTAVISGVGSGLGAALVRKFAGEGYQVGLLARSPDYIQELAEELLQEGVKALAVPTDITDPQQVIQSFARVREELGPVDVLINHAGNASWKDFHELTLDEFELSWRVCAYGSFLCAKEVVGDMLSAGGGAILFTGATSSIRGRGGAIAFSSAKFAVRGLAWALARELWPEGIHVAHVIIDGVLDTPLLHERGDVEESEPLMNIDAVADAYWRLVQQDKGAWGFEIDLRPHDEGFFE; encoded by the coding sequence ATGTCCAAAACGGCTGTTATTTCAGGGGTCGGCTCTGGTTTAGGTGCCGCGCTGGTGAGGAAGTTTGCAGGCGAAGGCTATCAGGTGGGGTTGCTGGCCCGGTCCCCTGATTATATCCAGGAACTGGCTGAAGAACTGCTGCAAGAGGGTGTGAAGGCTCTGGCTGTACCCACGGATATCACCGATCCCCAGCAGGTGATCCAGAGTTTTGCCCGGGTGCGCGAGGAATTGGGCCCGGTTGATGTCCTGATTAACCACGCTGGCAATGCCTCCTGGAAAGATTTTCACGAACTGACCCTGGATGAGTTTGAACTGTCCTGGCGCGTGTGTGCCTACGGCTCCTTTCTGTGTGCAAAGGAAGTGGTCGGCGATATGCTGTCTGCGGGTGGCGGTGCTATCCTTTTCACTGGCGCTACTTCGTCCATTCGGGGCCGGGGAGGTGCCATTGCCTTTAGCAGTGCCAAGTTTGCGGTGCGCGGTTTGGCCTGGGCATTGGCCCGCGAGCTGTGGCCCGAGGGTATTCATGTGGCTCACGTTATCATAGACGGGGTGCTGGATACCCCTCTATTGCACGAGAGAGGGGATGTCGAGGAGAGTGAACCTCTCATGAATATTGACGCCGTGGCCGATGCCTATTGGCGTCTGGTGCAACAGGACAAAGGTGCCTGGGGTTTCGAGATCGATTTGCGGCCCCACGATGAGGGGTTCTTTGAGTGA